The Miltoncostaea oceani genome includes a region encoding these proteins:
- a CDS encoding Hsp20/alpha crystallin family protein — MYRDDVDRFLADLFPGGRHGASNEARAPVDVYLTDGPPPALTVELDLAGVDPAQVEIGLTEDLLVVRGERRRTGEGRRAYQHAEIAWGPFERRLRLGVSVDPERAAASYEHGLLRIVLPLAPTPPLRRVRISVREPS, encoded by the coding sequence GTGTACCGCGACGACGTGGACCGCTTCCTCGCCGACCTCTTCCCCGGAGGCCGCCACGGCGCCTCGAACGAGGCCCGGGCCCCGGTCGACGTGTACCTCACCGACGGCCCGCCGCCCGCGTTGACCGTCGAGCTCGACCTGGCGGGGGTCGACCCGGCGCAGGTGGAGATCGGCCTGACGGAGGACCTGCTCGTCGTGCGCGGCGAGCGGCGGCGCACCGGCGAGGGACGCCGCGCCTACCAGCACGCCGAGATCGCGTGGGGGCCGTTCGAGCGGCGGCTGCGCCTCGGCGTCTCCGTCGACCCGGAGCGCGCCGCCGCCTCGTACGAGCACGGCCTGCTGCGGATCGTGCTGCCCCTCGCTCCGACCCCGCCCCTGCGCCGCGTGCGGATCTCCGTCCGCGAGCCCTCCTGA
- the rplA gene encoding 50S ribosomal protein L1, with the protein MPKRGKRYQQAKSEIDAERVYHPLHAVKLLKSQELTRFDPTVEVHMRLGVNVRHADQQLRGTISLPHGTGKAVTVAVFAEGDKAREAEAAGADVVGGDDLAKRIQEGFTDFDVAIATPDMMGTVGKLGRILGPSGKMPNPKSGTVTFDVGKAVTDVKAGKVEYRTDRAGIIHIGIGRRSFDERQLIENYQAVLEEIVRVKPAAAKGKYLRSITLAQTMGPGIPVDTTRTAASEVLEEPAA; encoded by the coding sequence ATGCCGAAGCGCGGCAAGCGCTACCAGCAGGCGAAGTCGGAGATCGACGCGGAGCGCGTCTACCACCCCCTCCACGCCGTCAAGCTGCTCAAGTCGCAGGAGCTCACCCGGTTCGACCCCACGGTCGAGGTGCACATGCGCCTCGGCGTCAACGTGCGGCACGCCGACCAGCAGCTCCGCGGCACGATCAGCCTGCCCCACGGCACCGGCAAGGCCGTCACGGTCGCCGTGTTCGCCGAGGGCGACAAGGCGCGTGAGGCCGAGGCCGCCGGCGCCGACGTCGTCGGTGGCGACGACCTCGCCAAGCGGATCCAGGAGGGCTTCACCGACTTCGACGTCGCCATCGCGACGCCGGACATGATGGGCACGGTCGGCAAGCTCGGCCGGATCCTCGGCCCCTCGGGCAAGATGCCGAACCCGAAGTCGGGCACCGTCACGTTCGACGTCGGCAAGGCCGTCACCGACGTCAAGGCCGGCAAGGTCGAGTACCGCACCGACCGCGCCGGGATCATCCACATCGGCATCGGCCGCCGGTCGTTCGACGAGCGTCAGCTCATCGAGAACTACCAGGCCGTGCTCGAGGAGATCGTCCGCGTCAAGCCCGCGGCCGCGAAGGGCAAGTACCTCCGTTCGATCACCCTCGCCCAGACGATGGGCCCGGGCATCCCGGTGGACACCACCCGCACCGCCGCCTCCGAGGTCCTGGAGGAGCCCGCGGCCTAG
- a CDS encoding cryptochrome/photolyase family protein, translated as MAPGRTVWVLGDQLNRGIASLRDADPATTRVLMVTAEAKRASKRFHRQRLHLVAGAMSAFAAELRAEGFAVDERTAPTFAEGLAAHRRAHSPGAVSAMEPMSWDGRRMLERLGVDLVRSDQFLCHYEDFAAWADGRGDRRLRMEDFYREQRRRLGYLMDGDEPAGGRWNLDADNREPPPRDGRAWPRPVRSRDDDAAGDPPLPPRAFGAPPDGTWALTRRGALARLRAFVAEGLPRFGTHQDAMLDGEWHLAHSLLSPYMNLGMLHPREVADAVEAAYRAGDVPLASAEGFMRQVIGWREYVWGVYWREAPRLRRANGLGAERPLPPLFTGAGTAMRCVASALDGVEEHAYAHHIQRLMVLGNLALLTGVRPPEMVDWMWGAFIDGAEWVMLPNVVGMALHADGGRMMTKPYAAGGAYIDRMSDHCGRCRFDPRRRTGDDACPFTTLYWDFLARHEERFARNPRISRQVRGLGRLVDLPAVRARAREVLAKLDAGEL; from the coding sequence ATGGCGCCCGGCCGCACCGTCTGGGTGCTCGGCGACCAGCTGAACCGCGGCATCGCGTCGCTGCGGGACGCCGACCCGGCCACGACGCGGGTGCTGATGGTGACGGCGGAGGCGAAGCGGGCGTCGAAGCGCTTCCACCGGCAGCGGCTCCACCTGGTGGCGGGGGCGATGTCCGCCTTCGCCGCGGAGCTGCGCGCCGAGGGCTTCGCCGTCGATGAGCGCACGGCGCCGACGTTCGCGGAGGGCCTCGCCGCGCACCGGCGCGCCCACTCCCCCGGTGCGGTGTCGGCGATGGAGCCGATGTCGTGGGACGGACGCCGCATGCTGGAGCGCCTCGGCGTGGACCTGGTGCGCTCCGACCAGTTCCTCTGCCACTACGAGGACTTCGCGGCGTGGGCCGACGGCCGCGGCGACCGGCGGCTGCGGATGGAGGACTTCTACCGCGAGCAGCGCCGCCGCCTCGGGTACCTGATGGACGGCGACGAACCCGCCGGCGGGCGCTGGAACCTCGACGCCGACAACCGCGAGCCGCCCCCGCGCGACGGGCGGGCGTGGCCGCGGCCGGTGCGCTCCCGCGACGACGACGCGGCGGGCGACCCGCCGCTGCCGCCCCGCGCGTTCGGCGCGCCGCCCGACGGCACGTGGGCGCTGACCCGCCGGGGGGCGCTCGCGCGGCTGCGCGCCTTCGTCGCCGAGGGCCTCCCGCGGTTCGGCACGCACCAGGACGCGATGCTGGACGGCGAGTGGCACCTCGCCCACTCCCTGCTGTCGCCCTACATGAACCTCGGGATGCTCCACCCCCGCGAGGTGGCCGACGCCGTCGAGGCCGCCTACCGCGCGGGCGACGTCCCCCTCGCGTCGGCCGAGGGGTTCATGCGGCAGGTGATCGGCTGGCGCGAGTACGTGTGGGGCGTCTACTGGCGGGAGGCCCCGCGGCTGCGCCGCGCCAACGGGCTGGGCGCCGAGCGCCCCCTGCCGCCCCTGTTCACGGGGGCGGGGACCGCGATGCGCTGCGTGGCGTCGGCGCTCGACGGCGTGGAGGAGCACGCCTACGCCCACCACATCCAGCGCCTCATGGTGCTCGGCAACCTCGCGCTGCTCACCGGGGTGCGGCCGCCGGAGATGGTCGACTGGATGTGGGGCGCGTTCATCGACGGCGCCGAGTGGGTGATGCTGCCGAACGTCGTCGGGATGGCCCTGCACGCCGACGGCGGCCGGATGATGACGAAGCCGTACGCCGCCGGCGGCGCCTACATCGACCGCATGAGCGACCACTGCGGGCGATGCCGGTTCGACCCGAGGCGGCGCACGGGTGACGACGCGTGCCCGTTCACCACGCTCTACTGGGACTTCCTCGCCCGGCACGAGGAGCGCTTCGCGCGCAACCCCCGCATCTCCCGGCAGGTGCGCGGCCTCGGGCGCCTCGTCGACCTGCCCGCGGTGCGCGCCCGGGCGCGGGAGGTGCTGGCGAAGCTCGACGCCGGGGAGCTCTGA
- the nusG gene encoding transcription termination/antitermination protein NusG: MFRWYVINTYSGHEKKVKANLEHRLVSLGQRERVKQVVIPTEQVVETKDGVKVQTEKRRLPGYVLVNMDMTPDALWLVKNTPGVTGFVGGGGRENEPVPLTQGEVDRLLNVATQERPKVKADFVVGESVKVIAGPLSDFTGEIAEINAEQGRLKVLVSIFGRETPAELSFDQVKKLT, translated from the coding sequence TTGTTCCGCTGGTACGTCATCAACACCTATTCCGGGCACGAGAAGAAGGTCAAGGCCAATCTCGAGCACCGTCTCGTCTCCCTCGGGCAGCGCGAGCGGGTCAAGCAGGTCGTGATCCCGACCGAGCAGGTCGTGGAGACCAAGGACGGCGTGAAGGTGCAGACCGAGAAGCGCCGGCTGCCCGGATACGTGCTGGTCAACATGGACATGACCCCCGACGCCCTCTGGCTCGTGAAGAACACGCCGGGCGTCACCGGGTTCGTCGGTGGCGGCGGGCGCGAGAACGAGCCGGTTCCGCTGACGCAGGGCGAGGTGGACCGCCTCCTCAACGTCGCGACGCAGGAGCGGCCGAAGGTCAAGGCCGACTTCGTCGTCGGCGAGAGCGTCAAGGTCATCGCCGGTCCGCTGTCCGACTTCACCGGTGAGATCGCCGAGATCAACGCCGAGCAGGGCCGCCTGAAGGTCCTGGTCAGCATCTTCGGCCGCGAGACGCCGGCCGAGCTCTCGTTCGACCAGGTCAAGAAGCTCACCTAA
- the secE gene encoding preprotein translocase subunit SecE, protein MTKAVVQQRRGSRFISEVIAELKKVSWPDRATLLQSTAVVLVVVAIVSVYLAALDAVFGRLVDAIF, encoded by the coding sequence GTGACCAAGGCCGTCGTCCAGCAGCGCCGAGGCTCCCGCTTCATCTCGGAGGTCATCGCCGAGCTCAAGAAGGTGAGCTGGCCCGACCGCGCCACGCTGCTCCAGTCCACCGCGGTCGTCCTGGTGGTCGTCGCTATCGTCTCGGTCTACCTGGCCGCGCTCGACGCAGTGTTCGGCCGGCTCGTCGACGCGATCTTCTGA
- the rplJ gene encoding 50S ribosomal protein L10: MRREEKAEAIAELTERMRSADTVFATDFRGLTVKQLSELRGRLRAVDTEYTVVKNTLARRAASDTGREALLPYLDGPTGLVWVGGDAAVAAKALDGFATEFPSTLTIKGGLLEGADLPQADVTRLAKLPSREVLLGQLAGTIAAPLTGLAGGLGNLIGGLARTLAAVQAQRETEDAPAA, encoded by the coding sequence CTGAGACGAGAAGAGAAGGCCGAGGCCATCGCGGAGCTCACCGAGCGCATGCGCTCGGCGGACACCGTGTTCGCCACCGACTTCCGCGGCCTGACCGTCAAGCAGCTCTCCGAGCTGCGTGGCCGGCTGCGCGCCGTCGACACCGAGTACACGGTCGTCAAGAACACCCTCGCGCGCCGGGCGGCGAGCGACACGGGCCGCGAGGCCCTGCTGCCCTACCTCGACGGCCCCACCGGGCTCGTCTGGGTCGGCGGTGACGCCGCCGTCGCCGCGAAGGCGCTCGACGGCTTCGCCACCGAGTTCCCCTCCACCCTGACCATCAAGGGTGGACTGCTCGAGGGCGCCGACCTGCCGCAGGCCGACGTCACGCGCCTGGCGAAGCTGCCCTCGCGCGAGGTCCTGCTGGGCCAGCTCGCGGGCACCATCGCCGCGCCGCTCACCGGCCTCGCCGGTGGCCTCGGCAACCTGATCGGCGGCCTCGCCCGCACGCTGGCCGCCGTCCAGGCCCAGCGCGAGACCGAGGACGCACCGGCGGCCTGA
- the lon gene encoding endopeptidase La: MAEEDVPVEVAVGGGEPDEAEVEIPGVLPVLPLKETVVFPDAVAPLAIGEARSIRLIDEVLNRPERMLVLVASRDPELTEPPPDRLHDIGVAAVVQRMVRVPDGTVRILAQGLRRVRIGDYVRAEPFLEAHVEEVPDRAERTTEVEALARNLQGVFTRMIALVPHLPDELGIAVANMEDPTALSYLISSSIRLTLEERQGLLEEVDLAARLRRLTELCTRELELLELGAKIQSDVQTDLEKGQREFFLRQQLKAIREELGEGGDEGRDIEELRERLAEVAPPEEVRVAAERELARLERLPAEGAEHGVVRTYIDWILAVPWNVTTEDDLDLPRARAVLDEDHYDIEKVKDRIIEQLAVARLKPDAQGPILCFVGPPGVGKTSLGQSIARALGRRFARISVGGVRDESEIRGHRRTYVGAMPGTIVRAIRDAGAMNPVLMVDEIDKMGADVRGDPSSAMLEVLDPAQNGTFRDHYLDLPLDLSRVLFLCTANVLETIPGPLLDRMEVIRLSGYTEEEKLHIARRYLLPRQIAAAGLPKGLLRVTDAGLRTVIGEYTREAGVRQLERRLGAIARRVARRVAEGDATRLSAGRAVVRDILGPERIHNEVKRRTSEPGVATGLAVTGAGGEILFVEAMVMPGGGKLTVTGQLGDVMRESAQAAVSYVRARSARLGLDLADDFFSTHDVHLHVPAGAVPKDGPSAGVTMATALVSALSGRNVSADVAMTGEITLTGQVLPIGGVKEKVLAARRAGIRGVILPKLNGESLADLPDGLAEEMRITLADRIEQVLDVALEDGPARR, from the coding sequence ATGGCGGAGGAGGACGTCCCGGTCGAGGTCGCCGTCGGCGGCGGCGAGCCGGACGAGGCGGAGGTCGAGATCCCCGGGGTGCTGCCGGTGCTGCCGCTGAAGGAGACGGTGGTCTTCCCCGACGCCGTCGCGCCGCTCGCGATCGGCGAGGCGCGATCGATCCGCCTGATCGACGAGGTGCTGAACCGGCCGGAGCGGATGCTGGTGCTCGTCGCGAGCCGCGACCCGGAGCTGACGGAGCCGCCGCCGGACCGCCTGCACGACATCGGCGTCGCCGCGGTGGTGCAGCGCATGGTCCGCGTGCCGGACGGCACCGTCCGCATCCTGGCCCAGGGGCTGCGGCGGGTGCGGATCGGCGACTACGTCCGCGCCGAGCCGTTCCTGGAGGCGCACGTCGAGGAGGTCCCCGACCGGGCGGAGCGCACCACGGAGGTGGAGGCCCTCGCCCGGAACCTCCAGGGCGTCTTCACCCGGATGATCGCCCTCGTCCCCCACCTGCCCGACGAGCTCGGGATCGCGGTCGCGAACATGGAGGACCCGACCGCGCTCTCGTACCTGATCTCCTCGTCGATCCGGTTGACGCTGGAGGAGCGCCAGGGGCTGCTGGAGGAGGTGGACCTCGCCGCCCGCCTGCGGCGCCTGACGGAGCTGTGCACCCGGGAGCTGGAGCTGCTGGAGCTCGGCGCGAAGATCCAGAGCGACGTCCAGACCGACCTGGAGAAGGGGCAGCGGGAGTTCTTCCTGCGCCAGCAGCTGAAGGCGATCCGGGAGGAGCTCGGCGAGGGCGGCGACGAGGGCCGCGACATCGAGGAGCTGCGGGAGCGGCTCGCCGAGGTGGCGCCGCCGGAGGAGGTCCGGGTGGCGGCGGAGCGCGAGCTCGCCCGGCTGGAGCGGCTGCCGGCGGAGGGGGCCGAGCACGGCGTGGTGCGGACCTACATCGACTGGATCCTCGCGGTGCCGTGGAACGTGACGACGGAGGACGACCTCGACCTGCCGCGGGCCCGCGCCGTCCTCGACGAGGACCACTACGACATCGAGAAGGTGAAGGACCGCATCATCGAGCAGCTCGCGGTGGCGCGGCTGAAGCCCGACGCGCAGGGGCCGATCCTCTGCTTCGTGGGGCCCCCCGGGGTCGGCAAGACGTCGCTCGGCCAGTCGATCGCCCGCGCCCTGGGGCGGCGGTTCGCCCGCATCTCGGTCGGCGGGGTCCGGGACGAGAGCGAGATCCGCGGCCACCGCCGCACCTACGTCGGCGCGATGCCGGGCACGATCGTCCGCGCCATCCGCGACGCGGGCGCGATGAACCCGGTGCTGATGGTCGACGAGATCGACAAGATGGGCGCCGACGTGCGGGGCGACCCGTCGTCGGCGATGCTCGAGGTGCTCGACCCCGCGCAGAACGGGACGTTCCGCGACCACTACCTCGACCTGCCGCTCGACCTCTCCCGCGTGCTGTTCCTCTGCACCGCGAACGTGCTGGAGACGATCCCCGGTCCGCTGCTCGACCGGATGGAGGTGATCCGCCTCTCGGGGTACACGGAGGAGGAGAAGCTCCACATCGCCCGCCGGTACCTGCTGCCCCGCCAGATCGCGGCGGCGGGGCTGCCGAAGGGGCTGTTGCGCGTGACCGACGCGGGCCTGCGGACCGTGATCGGCGAGTACACCCGGGAGGCGGGCGTGCGGCAGCTGGAGCGCCGCCTCGGCGCGATCGCGCGGCGGGTGGCGCGGCGGGTGGCGGAGGGGGACGCGACGCGGCTGTCGGCGGGGCGTGCGGTGGTGCGCGACATCCTGGGGCCGGAGCGGATCCACAACGAGGTGAAGCGGCGCACGAGCGAGCCGGGTGTCGCGACGGGCCTCGCCGTGACCGGCGCCGGCGGGGAGATCCTGTTCGTCGAGGCGATGGTGATGCCGGGCGGGGGGAAGCTCACCGTCACGGGGCAGCTGGGGGACGTGATGCGGGAGTCGGCGCAGGCCGCCGTCTCGTACGTGCGGGCCCGGTCGGCGCGCCTCGGCCTCGACCTCGCCGACGACTTCTTCTCCACCCACGACGTCCACCTGCACGTGCCCGCCGGCGCCGTCCCGAAGGACGGTCCGTCGGCCGGCGTGACGATGGCGACCGCCCTCGTGTCGGCGCTGTCGGGCCGCAACGTCAGCGCCGACGTCGCGATGACGGGCGAGATCACGCTGACCGGTCAGGTGCTCCCCATCGGCGGCGTGAAGGAGAAGGTGCTCGCGGCGCGGCGCGCCGGCATCCGGGGCGTGATCCTCCCGAAGCTGAACGGCGAGTCCCTCGCCGACCTCCCCGACGGCCTCGCCGAGGAGATGCGCATCACCCTCGCCGACCGGATCGAGCAGGTGCTCGACGTCGCCCTCGAGGACGGCCCCGCCCGGCGCTGA
- a CDS encoding AMP-binding protein, translating to MDEWSDWYRREDPTAWVLPSILRRRAREHPDRDYLRVGDGPWRSYGEIDARADRVANALIARGLQPGEAVSTLMPNCEENIAAWFGIQRAGAVQCPINLAYRGDFLSWVINLPRSRFLILDHAYLGRLEHIAGELPHLEHVIVLGHGERDGPDPTVRWEPFDALLEAPDGDPGVPVTWTDDARIMFTSGTTGRSKGAIKQHASDYFSGRTYIEVCGVTADDTLFSCLPLFHSNAQVLAAYPALIAGARIAFVERYSASRFWAQVVDAEATILNTVSAINYFIWNTPPGDLDRAHRVSRIMAMPAPKDLYERFEERFGIRFIEGYGLTETGMVTYHPPGRPGRPGSCGVATPGFEVSVVDPTSDMPVPVGSPGEIVVDMKLPNIVMRSYAGMPEKTAEDFRNLKLHTGDLGRLDEDGYLYFLDRVKDYIRRRGENVSSMEVERIVASHPEVLEAAAIGVQASEGASAEDEILVCLVPRDGCDPDLSALLSWLDERMPYFAVPRFLRVLDHLPKTPTERVRKVELREAGLTGDTYDRVASGPPPPGR from the coding sequence ATGGACGAATGGTCGGACTGGTACCGCCGCGAGGACCCCACCGCCTGGGTCCTCCCGTCGATCCTGCGGCGCCGCGCACGCGAGCACCCGGATCGCGACTACCTGCGCGTCGGTGACGGGCCGTGGCGGAGCTACGGCGAGATCGACGCCCGCGCGGACCGGGTCGCGAACGCCCTGATCGCCCGCGGGCTGCAGCCCGGCGAGGCCGTCTCGACGCTGATGCCGAACTGCGAGGAGAACATCGCGGCCTGGTTCGGCATCCAGCGGGCGGGGGCCGTCCAGTGCCCCATCAACCTCGCGTACCGGGGCGACTTCCTGTCGTGGGTGATCAACCTGCCGCGCTCGCGGTTCCTGATCCTCGACCACGCGTACCTCGGCCGCCTGGAGCACATCGCCGGCGAGCTCCCCCACCTGGAGCACGTGATCGTGCTCGGCCACGGGGAGCGGGACGGCCCCGACCCCACGGTGCGGTGGGAGCCGTTCGACGCGCTGCTGGAGGCGCCCGACGGCGACCCCGGCGTCCCGGTCACGTGGACCGACGACGCCCGCATCATGTTCACGTCGGGCACGACGGGCCGCTCGAAGGGCGCGATCAAGCAGCACGCGTCCGACTACTTCTCGGGCCGCACCTACATCGAGGTGTGCGGGGTCACCGCCGACGACACCCTGTTCTCGTGCCTGCCGCTCTTCCACTCGAACGCCCAGGTGCTCGCGGCGTACCCGGCGCTGATCGCGGGGGCCCGGATCGCGTTCGTCGAGCGCTACTCGGCGAGCCGCTTCTGGGCGCAGGTTGTGGACGCGGAGGCGACGATCCTGAACACCGTCAGCGCGATCAACTACTTCATCTGGAACACCCCGCCGGGCGACCTCGACCGCGCCCACCGCGTGTCGCGGATCATGGCGATGCCGGCCCCGAAGGACCTCTACGAGCGCTTCGAGGAGCGGTTCGGCATCCGCTTCATCGAGGGCTACGGGCTGACGGAGACGGGGATGGTGACCTACCACCCGCCGGGCCGGCCGGGGCGCCCCGGCAGCTGCGGCGTCGCCACGCCCGGCTTCGAGGTGTCCGTCGTGGACCCCACGTCGGACATGCCGGTCCCCGTCGGCAGCCCCGGCGAGATCGTCGTGGACATGAAGCTGCCGAACATCGTGATGCGCTCGTACGCGGGCATGCCCGAGAAGACCGCCGAGGACTTCCGCAACCTGAAGCTCCACACCGGCGACCTCGGCCGCCTCGACGAGGACGGCTACCTCTACTTCCTCGACCGGGTGAAGGACTACATCCGGCGCCGCGGCGAGAACGTCTCGTCGATGGAGGTCGAGCGGATCGTCGCCTCGCACCCCGAGGTGCTGGAGGCCGCCGCGATCGGCGTCCAGGCGTCGGAGGGCGCGTCGGCGGAGGACGAGATCCTCGTCTGCCTCGTGCCGCGCGACGGCTGCGACCCGGACCTGTCGGCGCTGCTGTCGTGGCTCGACGAGCGGATGCCGTACTTCGCGGTCCCCCGCTTCCTGCGCGTGCTGGACCACCTTCCGAAGACGCCGACGGAGCGCGTCCGCAAGGTGGAGCTGCGGGAGGCGGGCCTGACGGGCGACACCTACGACCGCGTGGCCAGCGGACCCCCGCCGCCCGGGCGGTGA
- the rpmG gene encoding 50S ribosomal protein L33: MATGQRIAVTMACEECKRRNYQTMKSRRNTPDRIEFRKFCRWCGRHTPHKETR; this comes from the coding sequence GTGGCAACAGGGCAGCGCATTGCAGTGACGATGGCTTGCGAAGAGTGCAAGCGTCGGAACTACCAGACCATGAAGAGCAGGCGGAACACCCCGGACCGCATCGAGTTCCGGAAGTTCTGCCGTTGGTGCGGGCGTCACACGCCGCACAAGGAAACCCGGTAG
- a CDS encoding zinc-binding dehydrogenase, producing the protein MKAAVYHGPRDIRVEDVPDATLREPTDALVRVTHACICGSDLWPYRGDLEIYGRPGRTGHEFMGVVEAVGSEVRSLRVGQRVIAPFAYSDGTCDRCHANLQTSCRTGGYWGGTDDGGQGEAVRAPLADGTLVALPDDADLSDPRLAAALATLTDVMGTGHHGALSAGVAPGATVVVVGDGAVGLCAVLACRRLGAERVIVLGHHDDRLEIARGFGATDLVTERGRDAVARVRDLTGGGAEHVVECVGNAGSFATAIGAAVPGGTVGHVGVPAEPVALLDVHQRNIRLIGGVAPVRAYIPELLDDVLAGRLDPSPVLDTVIGLDEVPEGYAAMDERRAVKVLVEVGSA; encoded by the coding sequence ATGAAGGCCGCCGTCTACCACGGGCCACGCGACATCCGGGTGGAGGACGTCCCCGACGCCACCCTGCGCGAGCCGACCGACGCGCTGGTGCGCGTCACCCACGCCTGCATCTGCGGGAGCGACCTGTGGCCGTACCGGGGCGACCTCGAGATCTACGGCCGCCCGGGGCGGACGGGCCACGAGTTCATGGGCGTGGTGGAGGCGGTGGGGTCGGAGGTCCGGTCCCTCCGCGTCGGCCAGCGGGTGATCGCGCCGTTCGCGTACTCGGACGGGACGTGCGACCGGTGCCACGCGAACCTGCAGACGTCGTGCCGGACCGGCGGGTACTGGGGCGGGACGGACGACGGCGGCCAGGGGGAGGCGGTACGGGCCCCCCTCGCCGACGGGACGCTCGTCGCCCTGCCCGACGACGCCGACCTCTCCGACCCGCGTCTCGCGGCGGCCCTCGCGACCCTGACGGACGTGATGGGCACGGGGCACCACGGCGCCCTCTCCGCGGGTGTCGCGCCGGGCGCGACGGTGGTGGTGGTGGGTGACGGGGCGGTGGGGCTGTGCGCGGTGCTGGCGTGCCGGCGCCTCGGGGCGGAGCGGGTGATCGTGCTCGGCCACCACGACGACCGCCTGGAGATCGCCCGCGGCTTCGGCGCGACGGACCTGGTGACGGAGCGCGGCCGGGACGCGGTGGCGCGGGTGCGGGACCTGACGGGTGGCGGCGCGGAGCACGTGGTGGAGTGCGTCGGGAACGCGGGGTCGTTCGCGACGGCGATCGGCGCGGCGGTCCCGGGGGGCACGGTCGGCCACGTCGGCGTCCCCGCGGAGCCCGTCGCGCTCCTCGACGTCCACCAGCGCAACATCCGCCTGATCGGTGGGGTCGCCCCCGTCCGGGCGTACATCCCGGAGCTGCTGGATGACGTCCTCGCCGGGAGGCTCGATCCCTCCCCGGTGCTCGACACCGTGATCGGGCTCGACGAGGTGCCGGAGGGCTACGCGGCGATGGACGAACGGCGTGCCGTGAAGGTCCTGGTGGAGGTCGGCTCCGCCTGA
- the rplK gene encoding 50S ribosomal protein L11 — protein sequence MAKKVLQVIKLQIPAGQASPAPPVGPALGGASINIMEFCKAFNAQTQAGNGTTTPVEVTVYEDRSFTFITKTPPAAVLIRQALGIPKGSPEPHKEKVANLSQDQLRQIAETKMPDLNANSIETAMTIIAGTARSMGVTVDAA from the coding sequence ATGGCGAAGAAGGTCTTGCAGGTCATCAAGCTCCAGATCCCGGCCGGGCAGGCGTCTCCCGCCCCGCCCGTGGGTCCCGCGCTCGGTGGCGCCAGCATCAACATCATGGAGTTCTGCAAGGCGTTCAACGCGCAGACCCAGGCGGGCAACGGCACCACCACCCCGGTCGAGGTGACGGTCTACGAGGACCGCTCGTTCACCTTCATCACCAAGACCCCGCCGGCGGCGGTGCTCATCCGGCAGGCGCTCGGCATCCCGAAGGGGAGCCCGGAGCCGCACAAGGAGAAGGTCGCGAACCTGTCGCAGGACCAGTTGCGGCAGATCGCGGAGACCAAGATGCCGGACCTGAACGCCAACAGCATCGAGACGGCCATGACGATCATCGCGGGGACGGCACGTAGTATGGGCGTGACCGTCGACGCGGCGTAG
- a CDS encoding GNAT family N-acetyltransferase, translating into MRDVLLAAAEEPGLITPPGPGARLVPGEGFTLVARSGGVTVERVRLPPGGAAAAVASARQLARALDATDLVWWVGALASPPGVTAALVAEGLVPYPGEPVLRTVTIDRPPPGPAGVEVVPVEDVATYRTAMELDADVWGIPPAERQVRRGRLDAVWESERASGLVDHHLALVEGRPAGVGRMVAVPEAGVLMGGSVAPWARGRGAYRALVHARWRAAASRGLPRLVTSAGAMSAPVLERLGFTAIGEVRLLRDPLL; encoded by the coding sequence ATGCGCGACGTCCTGCTCGCCGCCGCCGAGGAACCCGGGCTCATCACGCCGCCCGGCCCCGGGGCGCGGCTCGTCCCCGGTGAGGGCTTCACCCTCGTCGCCCGCAGCGGGGGGGTGACGGTCGAGCGGGTGCGGCTCCCACCGGGCGGTGCGGCGGCCGCCGTGGCGTCCGCGCGGCAGCTGGCCCGCGCGCTCGACGCCACCGACCTCGTCTGGTGGGTCGGGGCGCTCGCGTCGCCGCCCGGCGTCACCGCGGCGCTGGTGGCGGAGGGCCTCGTGCCGTACCCGGGGGAGCCGGTCCTCCGCACCGTGACCATCGACCGGCCCCCTCCGGGCCCCGCCGGCGTCGAGGTGGTCCCGGTCGAGGACGTCGCGACGTACCGGACGGCGATGGAGCTCGACGCCGACGTCTGGGGCATCCCGCCGGCGGAGCGGCAGGTGCGGCGCGGGCGCCTCGACGCGGTCTGGGAGTCGGAGCGCGCCAGCGGCCTCGTCGACCACCACCTCGCCCTCGTCGAGGGCCGCCCGGCGGGGGTCGGCCGGATGGTCGCCGTGCCGGAGGCCGGGGTGCTGATGGGCGGGTCGGTCGCGCCGTGGGCCCGCGGGCGCGGCGCCTACCGGGCCCTCGTGCACGCCCGGTGGCGGGCGGCGGCGTCCCGCGGCCTGCCCCGCCTGGTGACGTCGGCGGGGGCGATGTCCGCGCCGGTGCTCGAGCGCCTCGGCTTCACCGCGATCGGCGAGGTGCGCCTGCTGCGCGACCCGCTCCTCTGA